A region of Pseudomonas saponiphila DNA encodes the following proteins:
- the zur gene encoding zinc uptake transcriptional repressor Zur, whose protein sequence is MPKTPLASRPHDHSHCVHSALSEADALCARQGLRLTALRRRVLELVWQSHKPLGAYDILAVLSEQDGRRAAPPTVYRALDFLLENGLVHRIASLNAFVGCNHPEHAHQGQFLICRECHAAIELEQKSISDAIVASARDVGFVVEGQTVEVVGLCSGCQGA, encoded by the coding sequence ATGCCTAAAACACCCCTTGCCAGCCGTCCACACGACCACTCTCACTGCGTGCACAGCGCACTGTCTGAGGCCGACGCTCTGTGCGCACGGCAAGGCCTGCGCCTGACCGCCCTGCGCCGGCGGGTGCTGGAGCTGGTGTGGCAAAGCCACAAGCCCCTGGGGGCCTACGACATCTTGGCCGTGCTCAGCGAGCAGGACGGCCGCCGCGCCGCGCCGCCGACGGTGTACCGCGCGCTGGATTTCCTCCTGGAAAACGGCCTGGTGCATCGCATCGCATCGCTCAACGCCTTTGTCGGCTGCAACCACCCGGAGCACGCGCACCAGGGCCAGTTCCTGATCTGTCGCGAGTGCCACGCGGCCATCGAGCTGGAGCAGAAATCCATCAGCGACGCCATCGTCGCCAGCGCCCGCGACGTCGGCTTCGTGGTCGAGGGCCAGACCGTCGAAGTGGTCGGGCTCTGCTCCGGTTGCCAGGGGGCCTGA
- a CDS encoding zinc ABC transporter substrate-binding protein, with amino-acid sequence MSRLFRLFVAFTFSLFAIGSAQAEVRVLTSIKPLQLIAAAVQDGVAVPEVLLPPGASPHNYALRPSDVRKVQSVDLLYWIGPDMEGFLPRVLKGRSLPSVAVQDLPGMKLRHFAEDSHSHGEDADEHDHDHRPGTLDAHLWLSPVNARVIATRMAADLSSADPANAARYQSNLKAFNERLDALDARLKTRLAGIAGKPYFVFHEAFDYFEDAYGLKHTGVFSVAAEVQPGAQHVAAMRARLQQVGKTCVFSEPPLRPRLAETLVAGLPVKLAELDALGGYTPATAQGYEQVLEKLGNDLAGCLEQL; translated from the coding sequence GTGTCCAGACTTTTTCGCCTTTTTGTCGCTTTTACCTTCAGCCTGTTCGCGATCGGCTCGGCCCAGGCCGAAGTCCGGGTGCTCACCAGCATCAAACCCTTGCAACTGATTGCCGCGGCGGTGCAGGACGGCGTGGCGGTGCCCGAAGTGCTGTTGCCGCCGGGGGCGTCGCCGCACAACTATGCGCTGCGCCCTTCGGACGTACGCAAGGTGCAGAGCGTCGACCTGCTGTACTGGATCGGCCCGGACATGGAGGGTTTCCTGCCGCGGGTGCTGAAGGGGCGCAGCCTGCCATCGGTGGCGGTGCAGGACCTGCCGGGCATGAAGCTTCGGCATTTCGCCGAAGATAGCCATTCTCATGGCGAAGATGCCGACGAACATGACCATGATCATCGCCCCGGTACCCTGGATGCGCACCTGTGGCTGTCGCCGGTCAACGCTCGGGTGATCGCCACCCGCATGGCCGCCGACCTGAGCAGCGCCGACCCGGCCAACGCCGCTCGCTACCAGAGCAACCTGAAAGCCTTCAATGAGCGTCTGGATGCCCTGGACGCCCGCTTGAAAACCCGTCTGGCAGGCATCGCCGGCAAGCCTTACTTCGTCTTCCACGAAGCCTTCGACTACTTCGAAGACGCCTATGGCCTCAAGCACACCGGAGTCTTCAGCGTTGCGGCTGAAGTCCAGCCGGGGGCCCAGCATGTCGCCGCGATGCGCGCACGCTTGCAGCAAGTGGGCAAGACCTGTGTGTTCAGTGAGCCGCCTCTGCGTCCGCGGTTGGCCGAGACGCTGGTGGCCGGGTTGCCGGTGAAGCTGGCGGAACTGGACGCCTTGGGTGGTTACACGCCGGCGACCGCACAGGGGTATGAGCAGGTGCTGGAGAAGCTGGGCAACGACCTGGCGGGCTGCCTGGAGCAGTTGTAG
- a CDS encoding homoserine kinase, protein MSVFTPLARPELETFLAPYGLGRLLDFQGIAAGSENTNFFISLEQGEFVLTLVERGPVQEMPFFIELLDVLHQANLPVPYALRTRDGIALRELAGKPALLQPRLAGKHIKEANAQHCAQVGELLGHLHVATKDNMIKRKTDRGLDWMQEEGAQLLSHLDPAAQDLLQRALDEIVAQKTRILALPRANIHADLFRDNAMFEGTHLTGLIDFYNACSGPMLYDVAIALNDWCSNAEGVIDGQRARALLGAYATLRPFTAAEAELWPTMLRVACVRFWLSRLIAAESFAGQDVLIHDPMEFQQRLAQRQQIGIALPFAL, encoded by the coding sequence ATGTCTGTGTTCACCCCCCTGGCTCGGCCCGAGCTGGAAACCTTTCTCGCCCCGTATGGGCTCGGCCGCCTGCTTGACTTCCAGGGGATCGCCGCTGGTAGCGAAAACACCAACTTCTTCATCAGCCTGGAACAGGGCGAGTTCGTCCTGACCCTGGTGGAACGCGGCCCGGTCCAGGAAATGCCGTTCTTCATCGAACTGCTGGACGTGCTGCACCAGGCCAACCTGCCGGTGCCCTATGCCCTGCGCACCCGCGACGGCATCGCCCTGCGGGAGCTGGCGGGCAAGCCGGCGCTGCTGCAACCGCGCCTGGCGGGCAAGCACATCAAGGAGGCCAACGCCCAGCATTGCGCCCAGGTCGGCGAGTTGCTCGGGCACCTGCACGTGGCCACCAAGGACAACATGATCAAGCGCAAGACCGATCGCGGCCTGGACTGGATGCAGGAAGAGGGCGCACAGCTGCTGTCGCACCTGGATCCCGCCGCTCAAGACCTGCTGCAGCGGGCGCTGGATGAAATCGTCGCACAGAAGACCCGGATCCTCGCCCTGCCCAGGGCCAACATCCACGCCGATCTGTTTCGCGACAACGCGATGTTCGAAGGCACCCATCTGACCGGCCTGATCGACTTCTACAACGCCTGTTCGGGACCGATGCTCTACGACGTGGCCATTGCCCTGAACGACTGGTGTTCCAACGCCGAAGGCGTGATCGACGGCCAGCGCGCCCGGGCCCTGCTCGGCGCCTACGCCACCCTGCGACCCTTCACTGCGGCCGAGGCCGAGCTCTGGCCGACCATGCTGCGGGTAGCCTGCGTGCGCTTCTGGCTGTCACGGCTGATCGCTGCCGAGAGCTTCGCCGGGCAGGACGTGCTGATTCACGACCCGATGGAATTCCAGCAGCGCCTGGCACAGCGGCAACAGATCGGCATCGCGCTGCCTTTCGCCCTCTGA
- a CDS encoding DUF2782 domain-containing protein, which produces MRTLNRLLLAGLIAIAPMAVIAAEDAPSADPQVTIRTEGDKTIQEYRQNGFLYAIKVTPKGGKPYFLVRADGSDGNFIRSDQPDMLIPAWKIFEW; this is translated from the coding sequence ATGCGCACACTAAATCGCTTGCTGCTGGCCGGCTTGATTGCAATCGCTCCAATGGCCGTGATCGCCGCAGAGGATGCGCCGTCAGCGGACCCGCAAGTCACCATTCGCACGGAAGGCGACAAGACCATTCAGGAATACCGGCAAAATGGCTTCCTGTACGCCATCAAGGTCACGCCCAAGGGCGGCAAGCCCTATTTCCTGGTGCGTGCTGATGGCTCCGACGGTAACTTCATCCGTTCGGATCAGCCGGATATGCTGATCCCTGCGTGGAAAATCTTTGAGTGGTAA
- the polA gene encoding DNA polymerase I, producing MSQAPLVLVDGSSYLYRAFHALPPLTTSKGLPTGAVKGVLNMLKSLRKQYPDSPFAVVFDAKGGTFRDDMYAEYKANRPSMPDDMRVQIEPLHASVIALGFPLLCVEGVEADDVIGTLARSSAAADRPVVISTGDKDMAQLVDGHITLVNTMSGSSMDVEGVKEKFGVAPEQIIDYLALMGDSSDNIPGVPGIGPKTASGLLVGVNGGLKELYEQLDIVPTLPIRGAKTLPAKLEEHKEMAFLSYQLATIKVDVPLDIGLDDLHLGEPDREKLVELYSLLEFKSWLDELQRDAKRVELSGAEPAPAAAPQPSAVEQPVLELQYETILDPERFAVWLEKLKNAKLIAFDTETTGIDAQQAQLVGLSFAVEAGEAAYIPLTHSYMGVPEQLDRDTVLLALKPLLEDPKLLKVGQHAKFDMNILANCAIGGDQANGITVRGIAFDTMLESYVLNSTATRHDMDSLAQKYLDHTTVSFQDIAGKGAKQLTFDQIPLEQAGPYAAEDADITLRLHQALFEKLTAIPSLASVLTDIEMPLVPVLARIERQGALVDDKLLGVQSIELGDKMVALEREAFEIAGEEFNLGSPKQLGSILYDKLGLPVLKKTAKGQPSTAEEVLAKLAEDDYPLPRVLMQYRSMSKLKSTYTDRLPEQINPRTGRIHTSYHQAVASTGRLSSSDPNLQNIPVRTAEGRRIRQAFIAPPGYKLLAADYSQIELRIMAHLSRDEGLLNAFRNNLDVHTATAAEVFKVELKDVTSDQRRSAKAINFGLIYGMGAQKLGKDIGVDTKQAKAYIDTYFARYPGVRQYMDRTRAQAADQGYVETIFGRRLYLPEINSNKPQERAGAERTAINAPMQGTAADIIKKAMVAVDNWLESSQLDARVILQVHDELVLEVREDLVDQVRDEIRGYMSGAATLDVPLLVEVGVGNNWDEAH from the coding sequence ATGAGCCAAGCCCCCCTCGTCCTGGTGGACGGTTCTTCTTATCTGTACCGCGCGTTTCATGCGTTGCCACCGCTGACCACCTCTAAAGGCCTGCCTACGGGTGCGGTCAAGGGCGTGCTGAACATGCTCAAGAGTCTGCGCAAGCAGTACCCGGACAGCCCGTTCGCCGTGGTCTTCGACGCCAAGGGCGGGACTTTCCGCGATGACATGTACGCCGAATACAAGGCCAACCGCCCGAGCATGCCCGACGATATGCGGGTGCAGATCGAGCCATTGCACGCCAGCGTGATCGCCCTGGGTTTCCCGCTGCTGTGCGTGGAAGGGGTCGAGGCCGACGACGTGATCGGCACCCTGGCCCGCAGTAGCGCGGCGGCGGATCGTCCGGTGGTGATCTCCACCGGTGACAAGGACATGGCCCAGCTGGTGGATGGGCACATTACGCTGGTCAACACCATGTCCGGTAGCAGCATGGACGTGGAAGGCGTGAAGGAGAAATTCGGTGTCGCTCCCGAGCAGATCATCGATTACCTGGCATTGATGGGCGACTCTTCCGACAACATCCCTGGGGTGCCGGGTATCGGTCCTAAGACGGCTTCCGGGCTGCTGGTGGGGGTCAATGGGGGGCTCAAAGAGCTGTACGAGCAGCTCGATATCGTGCCGACCCTGCCGATTCGCGGGGCCAAGACCCTGCCGGCCAAGCTCGAAGAACACAAGGAAATGGCCTTCCTGTCCTATCAGTTGGCAACCATCAAGGTCGACGTGCCGCTGGATATCGGGCTCGACGACCTGCACCTGGGCGAGCCGGACCGCGAGAAACTGGTGGAACTCTACAGCCTGCTGGAATTCAAGAGCTGGCTTGACGAGTTGCAGCGCGACGCCAAGCGTGTCGAGCTCAGTGGCGCCGAGCCGGCGCCTGCCGCTGCACCGCAGCCGTCGGCTGTCGAACAGCCAGTGCTTGAGCTGCAGTACGAAACCATCCTCGACCCGGAGCGTTTTGCCGTCTGGCTGGAGAAGCTGAAGAACGCCAAGCTGATTGCCTTCGATACCGAGACCACCGGCATCGATGCTCAGCAGGCGCAACTGGTGGGACTGTCCTTTGCGGTCGAGGCCGGGGAAGCGGCCTACATCCCGTTGACCCATTCCTACATGGGCGTGCCGGAGCAATTGGACCGCGACACCGTGTTGCTGGCCCTGAAGCCGCTGCTGGAGGACCCCAAGCTGCTCAAGGTCGGCCAGCACGCCAAGTTCGACATGAACATCCTGGCCAATTGCGCGATTGGCGGCGATCAGGCCAATGGCATCACTGTGCGCGGCATCGCATTCGATACCATGCTCGAATCCTACGTGCTCAACTCCACCGCCACCCGCCATGACATGGACAGCCTGGCGCAGAAGTACCTGGACCACACCACCGTGAGCTTCCAGGACATTGCCGGCAAGGGTGCCAAGCAACTGACTTTCGATCAGATTCCACTTGAGCAGGCCGGTCCCTACGCTGCTGAAGATGCCGATATCACCCTGCGTCTGCATCAGGCGCTCTTCGAGAAGCTGACTGCCATTCCGAGCCTGGCCAGCGTGCTCACCGATATCGAGATGCCGCTGGTGCCGGTCCTGGCACGCATCGAGCGCCAGGGCGCGCTGGTGGATGACAAGCTTCTAGGTGTGCAGAGCATCGAGCTGGGAGACAAGATGGTGGCCCTAGAGCGCGAAGCCTTCGAGATCGCCGGAGAGGAGTTCAACCTGGGCTCGCCCAAGCAATTGGGCAGCATCCTCTACGACAAGCTTGGCCTGCCGGTATTGAAAAAGACCGCCAAGGGCCAGCCTTCCACGGCTGAAGAGGTGTTGGCCAAGCTTGCCGAGGACGACTATCCGCTGCCGCGGGTGCTGATGCAGTACCGCTCCATGAGCAAGCTGAAGAGCACTTACACCGATCGTCTGCCTGAGCAGATCAATCCGCGTACCGGGCGCATCCACACTTCCTATCATCAGGCGGTGGCTTCCACCGGACGGCTGTCCTCCAGCGATCCGAACCTGCAGAACATTCCCGTGCGCACCGCCGAGGGCCGGCGCATTCGCCAGGCCTTTATCGCACCGCCCGGCTACAAGCTGCTGGCCGCCGACTATTCGCAGATCGAGCTGCGGATCATGGCTCACCTGTCCCGGGACGAAGGCCTGCTCAATGCCTTCCGCAACAACCTGGATGTGCACACCGCCACCGCGGCCGAAGTGTTCAAGGTGGAGCTCAAGGATGTGACGTCCGATCAGCGTCGCAGCGCCAAGGCCATCAACTTCGGCCTGATCTACGGCATGGGCGCGCAGAAGCTGGGCAAGGACATTGGTGTCGACACCAAACAGGCCAAGGCCTATATCGATACCTATTTCGCCCGCTATCCAGGGGTTCGCCAATACATGGATCGGACCCGCGCCCAGGCGGCGGATCAGGGCTATGTCGAGACCATCTTCGGCCGTCGGCTGTACCTACCGGAGATCAACTCCAACAAGCCGCAGGAGCGAGCCGGCGCCGAGCGTACGGCGATCAACGCGCCGATGCAGGGCACGGCGGCGGACATCATCAAGAAAGCCATGGTGGCGGTGGACAACTGGCTGGAGTCTTCGCAGTTGGATGCCCGGGTCATTCTTCAGGTGCACGACGAACTGGTGCTGGAAGTGCGCGAGGACCTGGTGGACCAGGTGCGCGACGAGATTCGTGGCTACATGAGCGGTGCCGCGACCCTGGATGTGCCGTTATTGGTGGAAGTCGGAGTGGGAAATAACTGGGACGAGGCCCATTAA
- the yihA gene encoding ribosome biogenesis GTP-binding protein YihA/YsxC: MQLKNPILGLCQQATFMLSAAKVDQCPDDDGFEVAFAGRSNAGKSSALNTLTHASLARTSKTPGRTQLLNFFKLDDDRRLVDLPGYGYAKVPIPLKQHWQRHLEAYLGSRESLKGLILMMDIRHPMTDFDLLMLDWAVASGMPMHILLTKADKLTYGAAKNTLLKVQSQIRKGWGEAVTIQLFSAPKRMGLEEAYTVLAGWMELADKGAETDA, encoded by the coding sequence ATGCAACTCAAGAACCCCATCCTCGGTCTGTGCCAACAGGCTACGTTCATGCTCAGCGCCGCCAAAGTCGACCAATGCCCAGACGATGACGGCTTTGAAGTGGCCTTCGCCGGGCGCTCCAACGCCGGTAAATCCAGCGCCCTGAACACCCTGACCCACGCCAGCCTGGCACGCACCTCGAAAACCCCGGGGCGCACGCAGTTGTTGAACTTCTTCAAGCTAGACGACGATCGCCGTCTGGTCGACCTGCCGGGCTACGGCTACGCCAAAGTGCCGATTCCCCTGAAGCAGCACTGGCAGCGCCACCTGGAAGCCTACCTGGGCAGCCGCGAGAGCCTCAAAGGCCTGATCCTGATGATGGACATCCGGCATCCCATGACCGATTTCGACCTGCTGATGCTGGACTGGGCCGTGGCCAGCGGCATGCCGATGCACATCCTGCTGACCAAGGCCGACAAGCTGACCTACGGCGCAGCCAAGAACACCTTGCTCAAGGTCCAGTCGCAGATCCGCAAGGGCTGGGGCGAAGCGGTCACCATCCAGCTGTTCTCAGCCCCCAAGCGCATGGGCCTGGAAGAGGCCTACACCGTCCTGGCCGGCTGGATGGAACTGGCCGACAAAGGCGCCGAAACCGACGCCTGA
- a CDS encoding c-type cytochrome has protein sequence MTKWLLAAGVLMPLYSAQATQDPEAVYNRVCGACHSGQLPTAPRKGDQEAWAPRLAQGMETLVQHVTQGFKAMPPRGLCMDCSAEDYRAIIHWMSE, from the coding sequence ATGACGAAATGGCTGCTAGCTGCCGGTGTCTTGATGCCGCTTTACAGCGCTCAGGCTACACAGGATCCGGAAGCTGTGTACAACCGTGTTTGTGGGGCTTGTCATTCCGGCCAACTACCCACGGCGCCCCGCAAGGGCGACCAGGAAGCTTGGGCGCCGAGGTTGGCGCAAGGTATGGAGACGCTGGTGCAACACGTGACCCAGGGTTTCAAGGCGATGCCGCCGCGTGGTTTGTGCATGGACTGCAGTGCCGAGGATTACCGAGCCATCATCCACTGGATGAGCGAGTGA
- a CDS encoding c-type cytochrome has product MNKLLVSLLLTLGITGVAHAAGDAAAGQAKAAVCGACHGPDGNSMAPNFPKLAGQGEKYLDKQLHDIKSGKRQVLEMTGLLTNLSDQDLADLAAYFASQKGSVGAADPKVVARGEELFRGGKLDQGMPACTGCHSPNGAGNAAAGFPHLGGQHAQYVAKQLTDFREGNRTNDGDTMVMRSIAAKLSNKDIEAVSSYIQGLH; this is encoded by the coding sequence ATGAACAAATTACTCGTGAGTCTGCTGTTGACCTTGGGCATCACAGGTGTAGCCCATGCCGCAGGCGACGCTGCTGCCGGTCAGGCGAAAGCCGCAGTCTGTGGTGCATGCCACGGCCCTGATGGGAACAGCATGGCGCCAAACTTTCCCAAGCTGGCTGGCCAGGGGGAAAAGTACCTGGACAAGCAGCTGCACGATATCAAGTCCGGCAAGCGGCAAGTGCTGGAAATGACCGGCCTGCTGACCAACCTGAGCGATCAGGATCTGGCTGACCTCGCCGCTTACTTCGCCAGCCAGAAAGGCAGCGTCGGCGCAGCAGATCCTAAAGTCGTGGCCCGCGGTGAAGAACTGTTCCGCGGCGGCAAGCTCGATCAGGGCATGCCTGCTTGCACCGGCTGCCACTCGCCAAATGGCGCGGGTAACGCCGCAGCCGGCTTCCCTCATCTGGGTGGCCAGCACGCGCAGTATGTGGCCAAGCAACTGACCGACTTCCGCGAAGGCAACCGTACCAACGACGGCGACACCATGGTCATGCGCAGCATCGCCGCCAAGTTGAGCAACAAAGACATCGAAGCGGTGTCCAGCTATATTCAGGGCCTGCACTAA
- a CDS encoding thiol:disulfide interchange protein DsbA/DsbL yields the protein MRNLILSAALVTASLFGVTAQAAEPLEAGKTYVELSSAVPVAVPGKIEVVELFWYGCPHCYAFEPTINPWVEKLPADVNFVRIPAMFGGIWNVHGQLFITLEAMGVEHKVHKAVFEAIHNGEKLATPEEMAEFLAAEGVDKDKFLSTYNSFAVKGKVEDAKKKAQAYQITGVPTMVVNGKYRFDLGTAGGPEGALSVADQLIAKERAAK from the coding sequence ATGCGTAATCTGATTCTCAGCGCCGCTCTCGTCACCGCCAGCCTGTTTGGCGTGACCGCTCAAGCTGCCGAGCCGCTTGAAGCCGGTAAAACCTACGTCGAGCTGAGCAGCGCCGTTCCGGTTGCCGTGCCTGGCAAGATCGAGGTCGTAGAGCTGTTCTGGTATGGCTGCCCACACTGCTACGCCTTCGAGCCGACCATCAATCCCTGGGTTGAAAAACTCCCTGCCGACGTCAACTTCGTGCGCATTCCAGCCATGTTTGGCGGTATCTGGAACGTTCATGGCCAGCTGTTCATCACCCTGGAAGCCATGGGCGTCGAGCACAAGGTTCACAAAGCCGTATTCGAAGCCATCCACAACGGCGAGAAGCTCGCCACTCCAGAGGAAATGGCCGAGTTCCTGGCCGCAGAAGGCGTCGACAAGGACAAGTTCCTGAGCACCTACAACTCCTTCGCCGTCAAAGGCAAGGTCGAGGACGCCAAGAAGAAGGCCCAGGCCTATCAGATCACCGGCGTACCGACCATGGTGGTCAACGGAAAGTACCGTTTCGACCTGGGCACCGCCGGTGGTCCTGAAGGCGCGCTGAGCGTGGCCGACCAGTTGATCGCCAAAGAGCGTGCAGCCAAGTAA
- a CDS encoding endonuclease/exonuclease/phosphatase family protein, with the protein MPRWGSERIVGLHDPQVNEHHLASTGLPADSRLRLLSFNIQVGISTERYRHYLTRGWQHLLPHNGRAENLQKIGNLLGDFDLVALQEADGGSLRSGYVNQVEHLAQLGAFPYWYQQLNRNLGRLAQHSNGVLSRLRPWAIEDHPLPGPKGRGAILLRFGEGAEALVVVMMHLALGARARTRQLAYIRELIGGYKHQVLMGDMNTHASDLLEHSPLRDLSLLAPQLQATFPSWRPQRCLDHILLSPSLTLERVEVLAQPISDHLPVAVEIRLPGSLTADALPALSPAPRGTDE; encoded by the coding sequence ATGCCGCGCTGGGGCTCGGAACGCATCGTTGGCCTGCATGATCCGCAGGTCAACGAACACCATTTGGCGTCGACCGGCCTGCCTGCGGACAGTCGCCTGCGTTTGCTCAGTTTCAATATCCAGGTCGGTATCAGCACCGAACGGTATCGCCATTACCTGACGCGTGGCTGGCAGCACCTGCTGCCTCACAACGGGCGTGCCGAAAACCTGCAGAAGATCGGCAACCTGCTGGGTGACTTCGACCTGGTAGCCCTGCAGGAAGCCGATGGCGGCAGCTTGCGTTCGGGCTACGTCAATCAAGTGGAGCACCTGGCTCAGCTGGGCGCCTTCCCCTACTGGTATCAACAGCTCAATCGCAATCTTGGGCGCCTGGCACAGCACAGCAATGGCGTGCTCAGCCGCTTGCGTCCCTGGGCCATTGAAGACCACCCGCTCCCCGGCCCCAAGGGACGTGGTGCGATCCTCCTGCGTTTTGGCGAAGGCGCCGAAGCGCTGGTGGTGGTGATGATGCACCTGGCACTGGGTGCCCGGGCCCGAACCCGGCAACTGGCGTATATCCGCGAGTTGATCGGCGGCTACAAACATCAGGTGCTGATGGGGGACATGAACACCCACGCCAGCGATCTGCTGGAGCACTCCCCTTTACGCGACCTCAGCCTGTTGGCGCCGCAACTGCAGGCGACCTTCCCCAGCTGGCGTCCGCAACGCTGCCTGGACCATATCCTCCTCAGCCCCAGCCTGACCCTGGAGCGAGTCGAAGTCCTGGCCCAACCCATATCCGATCACCTGCCGGTCGCGGTAGAGATTCGTCTGCCGGGTTCGCTCACGGCCGATGCATTGCCCGCGTTGAGTCCTGCACCTCGCGGAACCGATGAATGA